TTTGTTTATAATTCGTACCCACTCCTTGGAGAAAGGATTCAAGGCAGCCGGTGATGAAAACACCCATGCTTGCAAGTGAAGGTTCTGCCTGTCACTTCTCGCAGAGGCTGCAGAAAAGGCCCAGGAGGCTGTTGATGACATGAACGACCACCAGGAGAAGCTGGAGCAGGCTGATGCACAGAAGGGCGGAGAAGAGGGACACGTGCCAGACAACAGCTGCAGAGGGCTCCAGGCAGACGGAGTTCCAGAGCGAACGGTCATATAGATAATTCCTATCCCAAAAAATAAAGACACCAGGGGTCGGGCGATAAGTAAGGAAAGCCAAACAGGCAACCCCAGTAGAAAACTGGGGTCTCCCCTGACTGGGTCACGGGACTGGGCTCGTGAGGGTGACCATTACTGCTCCATTTGCAATTTTCTGAGTATCAGAGGAGCAAGATGCTAGGATGTGTGACCCAAAGGAGCTTGTAGTTCATCAGTGtgtctttttgtctctctctctctgtctgaaaAGACCAAGCCCAGGCCTCTACCCATTTACCTACTGTGCAGGTCTTTGAATGGGTAACCATATTTCCAAGCTTGTGTCTGATTGAAGGACGAAACATCAAACATGCAAAAAGGACCATCTTTCAGAGCAGCTCCAGAAGTGACAAAGCAAATCAGGGCTCCAAGTAAAGCCAGGCCACTTGACAACAGAGCAGTAAGCACCTGCGGAGGGAGGGTGAGACGGTGAGCTAAGATGGGGTCGCGGCTGGGGAGCCTGTGGGGCGGTCTGCACAGGTCTGACTTCTCTGGTCT
This window of the Nomascus leucogenys isolate Asia chromosome 11, Asia_NLE_v1, whole genome shotgun sequence genome carries:
- the TM4SF19 gene encoding transmembrane 4 L6 family member 19 isoform X2, whose amino-acid sequence is MICCWSSLPHPPTAELPRPLSICSRMLSSPCTPASSRTCSRILGLSLGTAALFAAGANMALLFPNWDVTYLLRGLIGRHAMLGTGLWGGGLMVLTAAILIFLMGWRYGCFSKSGLCRSVLTALLSSGLALLGALICFVTSGAALKDGPFCMFDVSSFNQTQAWKYGYPFKDLHSRNYLYDRSLWNSVCLEPSAAVVWHVSLFSALLCISLLQLLLVVVHVINSLLGLFCSLCEK
- the TM4SF19 gene encoding transmembrane 4 L6 family member 19 isoform X1, with the translated sequence MICCWSSLPHPPTAELPRPLSICSRMLSSPCTPASSRTCSRILGLSLGTAALFAAGANMALLFPNWDVTYLLRGLIGRHAMLGTGLWGGGLMVLTAAILIFLMGWRYGCFSKSGLCRSVLTALLSSGLALLGALICFVTSGAALKDGPFCMFDVSSFNQTQAWKYGYPFKDLHRIIYMTVRSGTPSAWSPLQLLSGTCPSSPPFCASACSSFSWWSFMSSTASWAFSAASARSDRQNLHLQAWVFSSPAALNPFSKEWVRIINKLPL